The genome window CTTTGGGGTAGAGCGAGCCGACCATAGAGGAAATGTTGGGCTTGAAGAAGCCGTTGCCGAAGATCAGGCACCCCAGTCCCAGAAAGAACAGCAGCAACTGCGCCGAAGGCACCTCCGTCTGGCCAGCGGAGTACAGCGAAGCCGAGAAAAACAAACTGAACTGCCCGGCCGCCATCAGCAAGCCTCCTACCAGAATGGAGCGGCGGTTGCCCCAGTAACGGTCGGCCATGTAGCCTCCTAGCAGCGGCGTCAGGTACACCAGCGAAGTATAGTTGCCGTAAATAAGCGACGACATCTCCTTGTTCATCAGGAGGGCCTTGAGCATGTACAGCGACAACAGGGCCCGCATACCGTAGTAGCTAAACCGCTCCCACATTTCGGTGGCGAAGAGCACGTAGAGGCCCTTCGGGTGGCTGGTTTGGGCAGCCTGCATGGGCTGGTCCTGCACAGCAGAGGTCGTTTGCATGAAAGGTGAAGGAAAAGAAGTGAGGAGGAAACACCCGCGGCTGCAACCGCAGGGCAGGTTGGTAAAGCTACAAAAGATTATTAACCCTGACGTACTAACGCTCGTTAGGCCAAAAGCAACGCCCGGCTAACCTGCGCCAGTAGCGAATTTTCGCTCTTTTTTCAGTAAAAACAGTGCTCCAGTCGGGTTTTTGTCTATTTTTGTTCTTTAATTCCCCCAATTTCCCACCCACCCAACCCCCGTTTTCGGCCCTATGATGGACTCCGCCGCCAACGCCCGCCTCACCCCCCTGGGCATTTCCCGCGCCACCCAGGTTCACCTCAATCTCACCCCCGCTGAACTGGTGGAGGAAGCCCTGCGCCGGGGCGAAGGCACCCTTACCGACACCGGCGCCCTGATGGCCGATACCGGCGCCTTCACAGGCCGCTCCCCCAAGGACCGGTTTGTAGTGCGCGATGCCAACACCCAGGACAGCGTATGGTGGGGCGACATCAACATCCCCTTCGAGGCCGACAAGTTCGATCAACTGCACCAGAAGATGGTGCAGTATCTGGAAGATAAGGAGATTTATGTGCGTGACGCCTACGCCGGCGCCAACCCAACCTACGAGCTGAAGCTGCGGGTAGTAAACGAGCTGGCTTGGCACAACCTGTTCTGCTACAACATGTTCCTGCGCCCTGCTGAGGGAGCTGACACTAGCTGGACCCCGGATTTCAGCATTATCTGTGCTCCTGGCTTCGAGGCCGACCCGGCAGTAGATGGTACCCGCCAGAAAAACTTCGCTATTCTGAACTTCACCAAGAAGATGATTCTGATTGGTGGTACCGGCTACGCTGGCGAAATGAAGAAGGGCATTTTTGGAGTACTCAACTACTTGCTGCCCCACGAGCGGGAAACCCTACCCATGCACTGCTCGGCCAACGTGGGCAAAGACGGTGATACGGCCATTTTCTTCGGCCTTTCGGGCACGGGCAAAACCACTCTTTCGGCCGATCCTAACCGCGGCCTCATCGGCGACGACGAGCACGGCTGGACTCCGGACGCGGGCATTTTCAACTTCGAAGGCGGTTGCTACGCCAAGGTTATTGACCTGAGCGCCGAGAAAGAGCCCGAAATTTGGAATGCCATTAAGTTCGGCTCCATTGTGGAGAATACGCGCTTTGTGCCCGGCACTCACACGGTAGACTACGCCAATAAATCGGTAACGGAAAATACCCGCACTGCCTACCCCATCAACTACATTCCGAATGCCATTGAGCCCTCCGTGGCCGATGCGCCCAAGAACATTTTCTTCCTGACGGCTGATGCCTTTGGGGTGTTGCCTCCCATCAGCAAGCTCGATAAGAGCCGCGCCATGTACCACTTCATGTCGGGTTACACGGCCAAAGTGGCGGGCACAGAAATGGGCGTTACCGAGCCGCAGACCACTTTCTCAGCCTGCTTTGGCGCCGTCTTCCTACCCTTGCACCCCACGAAATACGCCGAGATGCTGGGCAAGAAAATGGATGAGAATGAGGTGAACGTGTGGCTGGTGAACACCGGCTGGACGGGCGGCTCCTACGGGGTAGGCTCGCGCATGAAGCTGAGCTACACTCGCGCCATGATTACGGCTGCCCTCAACGGGGAGCTGGACGAGGTAGCCTTCCACAAGCATCCCGTTTTCGGGGTGGAAATGCCGGTTTCCGTACCCGGCGTACCCGCCGAAATCCTCGACCCGCGCGACACTTGGGCCGACAAGGAAGACTACGACCGCACGGCGGCTGATCTGGCCCTGAAGTTTGTAGCCAACTTCAAAAAGTACGCTGACTATGCCAATGAGGAAATTCTGGCCGGCGCACCTAAGGCTGAAGTTGCAGCAAGCGTATAGTAGGTAGCTATTAAACTCATTAGAAAGCCCGGTTAACAAAAGTTAGCCGGGCTTTTTACGTTGAACAAGTACGTTGATGACTAGCTGAGGTAGCCACTGAAGTTTGTAGAATCCGTCTCAACTCTCGTGCATAGCTAAGAATGTCTGGCAATTTGATGCTTTCTAACTTGAAGTAAGTTTACGCGGAATAGTACCAGATTCCTTTTCAAACGCCCTACTTTTGCATTTACACATCCTTCTTTCCTTCTACTTGTATGCGTAAGCGCCTTCTTCCGCTGCTGTTTTGCCTGTTGTCGCCGCTCACCCTGTGGGCGTGGGGCGTTGATGGTCATCGCGCCGTGGGCAAAATTGCCGAACATCATCTTAGCCGTAAAGCCCGCCGCGAAGTGCAACGTCTGCTGGGCACGGAAACGCTGACGCTGGTTAGCACCTGGCCCGACGAGATACGCTACTACCCCGAGTTCAAAGAAACTGCGCCCTGGCACTACGTGAATACGCCCTCGGGCTTACCTCACGATCAGTACGTACAAGCTATTAAGTCACAGACGACAGCTAATGCCTACAGTGCCCTGGAGGCGCAAATGCGCATTTTGGCGGATGTCAACAAGACCAAGGAAGAACGGGCTGCTGCACTCAAATTTGTTGTGCACATAGTGGGCGACGTGCACCAGCCCATGCACACGGGCCATGCCGAAGACAAGGGCGGCAATGATATTAAACTCAAGTACCGCGGCAAGGACACGAACCTGCACAGCCTGTGGGACAGTGGCCTGCTGGACTACCAGGGCCTGACGTACACCGAAATGGCCCAGCAATATGACCACAAGCTGCGCAATCGGCAGATCCGGCAGTTGCAAGCTTCTACGCCCGACCAGTGGCTGTGGGAGTCGTACCAGGAGTCGGAGAAGCTCTACCAGGAAACCCCCGCCGGCACCGATGTGGATTACAAGTACTACCCCGCCCACGCCGATCTAATGAAGAAGCGCATTGTGGAAGCGGGTGTCCGTCTGGCTGGACTCCTGAACGAGACGTTGGGCTAGCCGTTCCTCTTCTCATAACGCACAACACCCTGACTGCCAGCTGGCGGTCAGGGTGTTGTGCGTTATGAGAAGAGGAACGGCTAGTTGTCGTGGAAGGCAATACCTTTTATCTCGGCATTGCTCGAACTGGAGTTGCTTCCGTTTTTTTTGCCCTTAGTACCCAGCCAAGCAGCCAGAGCTACCCCCGCTCCTACCAGCACGGCCGTGCGTAGAGCCGGGCTGCCCGCCGTAGCGGCCTCGGTGTAGTAACTGGTTTCGCGGGTGTGGCCGGGGTAATTACCACGTTCCTCCAAGGCACCCATAGGCCGGTCGAGGGCATTTTGCTGAAGAGGCCGCGGGGCGTAGTCGGCCTTTTCCTGCTTGGAAAATGACTTTTCCATAAACTTATCGAGCAGGGCAGGTGTCCAGCGCTCCATGCCAATCATGGCCTTGCCGCCGCCACCTACTACCACGGAGCGCTCAGGGGTAGCGGCGCAGTGCAGAATGGCGCGGGCCACTGTTTCGGGCGCATAGGCAGGCGGCGCGTGTTTGGCTTCTCGCTCCATATAGTTTTTGGAGTGCACGGGGTAGGGAGTATCGATGGCGGCTGGCTGAATCAGGGTCACCGAAATCGGGGCTCCGTCCATTTCTAGCTCCATGCGCAGACCATCAGTGAAACCTTTTACGGCGTGTTTGCTGGCGCTGTAGATGGTTTGCAGAATGGCCGTAATGTCAGAGAGGATGCTGCCGACGTTAATAATTGCGCCGCCCTTAGCCTTCAGGTGTTTAGCTGCTTCCAAAGAGCCGTGCACGAGGCCCCAGAAGTTAACCTCGAACAGCTGCCGCATATCCTGAATGGGCACCTCCTCCAGCTTGCCATAAATAGAAACACCGGCGTTATTAATCCAGGTATCGAAGCCCCCGTAGGTGTAGGAGGCTTCGTAGGCCAGGCGCTGCACGTCCTCGGGCTTGCTCATATCCGTTACCACGTAGGTGGCATGGCCGCCCGCTTGGTTGATTTCCTCCGTCAGTTGGCGCAGGGCCGATTCGCTGCGGGCCGCCAGCACCAGCTTGGCTCCGGCTTTGGCCGCCATGCGGGCCGTAACCAGCCCAATGCCGCTGGAAGCCCCGGTAATAACGATGGTCTGGTCCTTGAGTTTTTTGAGTGTAACTGCCATCCTGGGTATCCGATTTTAGTGGTAAGTGACTAGCTACAGTACGCGGATAGTAAGCGCAGGATCAGGGCAGCTCGCTTAAAATTTTGGCCTTTCCTCCTGGGCTGACTAGCCTGCCGGGCGCCGCACAACAGCCGCGCCCCTCATGCCTCTACCCCACGGGCGCATGCCGGGCTGCTTGATTCGGCGTAGCTTTGCCGTATGCCGCACACGTTTTACGCCCCCGATGTAACCCTACCTACCTACACCTTGCCGGAAGACGAAAGCAAGCACGCGGTGCGCGTGCTTCGCCTCGGGGCCGGAGACGCAGTAACGCTCGTGAATGGACGCGGGGGCGTGTACGAGGCGCAGGTGGAAGCGGCCGATGCCAAGCGCTGCCGCCTGCGCGTAGTGCGGGAGCAGTTGGTGCCAGGCCGCCCTTACCAGGTGCACGTAGCGGTAGCGCCCACCAAAAACCTCGACCGAATGGAGTGGTTCGTGGAAAAGGCGGTGGAAATTGGGGTTGATACCCTGACCTTTCTGCGTTGCGCCCGCTCTGAGCGTCGGGAACTGAAGCTGGACCGGCTAGAGAAAATTGCCATCAGCGCCCTGAAACAGTCGGGCCAAGCCTGGCTGCCGACCCTGACGGAGCTAACGGATTTTGCCCGCTTCTTGCCTACCACACCACCTGAAACCACGTTTATTGCCCACCTCGAGGACGGGGAACGGACGCCCCTGGCCCGCGTGGCCGCTACCGGCAGCGCCTGCTGCATCCTCATAGGGCCCGAAGGCGACTTTACCCCGCAGGAAATAGCGGCTGCCTTTGCCCGCGGCATTCGGCCGGTTACGCTGGGCGCCTCCCGGTTGCGGACGGAAACCGCCGCGCTGGCAGCCCTGCACACCGCGCACGTCGTGCGGGAATTGCTGTAGCCTAATTTTTGTAGTCTCCGTGGCGAGGCTTTTTCCGCCTGAGCCGCAGGCGTTGCTGCCTGGTATTTCCTTCTGCGTCGATTTAACTACCTATTCCGCATGCGTATTCGCTCGTTCCTAGGACTTTTGTTGCTGCCCTTACTGCTGATGGCCACTGCGCCAGCTGCGCCTAGCTTTCGCATTGCCAAGCTGCACTACGGCGGGGGCGGCGACTGGTACGCCAACAAAACCAGCCTGCCCAACCTGATTCGCTTTTGTAATCAGGCCCTAAAAACCAACATCGACCCGGA of Hymenobacter sublimis contains these proteins:
- the pckA gene encoding phosphoenolpyruvate carboxykinase (ATP), translated to MMDSAANARLTPLGISRATQVHLNLTPAELVEEALRRGEGTLTDTGALMADTGAFTGRSPKDRFVVRDANTQDSVWWGDINIPFEADKFDQLHQKMVQYLEDKEIYVRDAYAGANPTYELKLRVVNELAWHNLFCYNMFLRPAEGADTSWTPDFSIICAPGFEADPAVDGTRQKNFAILNFTKKMILIGGTGYAGEMKKGIFGVLNYLLPHERETLPMHCSANVGKDGDTAIFFGLSGTGKTTLSADPNRGLIGDDEHGWTPDAGIFNFEGGCYAKVIDLSAEKEPEIWNAIKFGSIVENTRFVPGTHTVDYANKSVTENTRTAYPINYIPNAIEPSVADAPKNIFFLTADAFGVLPPISKLDKSRAMYHFMSGYTAKVAGTEMGVTEPQTTFSACFGAVFLPLHPTKYAEMLGKKMDENEVNVWLVNTGWTGGSYGVGSRMKLSYTRAMITAALNGELDEVAFHKHPVFGVEMPVSVPGVPAEILDPRDTWADKEDYDRTAADLALKFVANFKKYADYANEEILAGAPKAEVAASV
- a CDS encoding 16S rRNA (uracil(1498)-N(3))-methyltransferase, translated to MPHTFYAPDVTLPTYTLPEDESKHAVRVLRLGAGDAVTLVNGRGGVYEAQVEAADAKRCRLRVVREQLVPGRPYQVHVAVAPTKNLDRMEWFVEKAVEIGVDTLTFLRCARSERRELKLDRLEKIAISALKQSGQAWLPTLTELTDFARFLPTTPPETTFIAHLEDGERTPLARVAATGSACCILIGPEGDFTPQEIAAAFARGIRPVTLGASRLRTETAALAALHTAHVVRELL
- a CDS encoding SDR family oxidoreductase, producing the protein MAVTLKKLKDQTIVITGASSGIGLVTARMAAKAGAKLVLAARSESALRQLTEEINQAGGHATYVVTDMSKPEDVQRLAYEASYTYGGFDTWINNAGVSIYGKLEEVPIQDMRQLFEVNFWGLVHGSLEAAKHLKAKGGAIINVGSILSDITAILQTIYSASKHAVKGFTDGLRMELEMDGAPISVTLIQPAAIDTPYPVHSKNYMEREAKHAPPAYAPETVARAILHCAATPERSVVVGGGGKAMIGMERWTPALLDKFMEKSFSKQEKADYAPRPLQQNALDRPMGALEERGNYPGHTRETSYYTEAATAGSPALRTAVLVGAGVALAAWLGTKGKKNGSNSSSSNAEIKGIAFHDN
- a CDS encoding S1/P1 nuclease → MRKRLLPLLFCLLSPLTLWAWGVDGHRAVGKIAEHHLSRKARREVQRLLGTETLTLVSTWPDEIRYYPEFKETAPWHYVNTPSGLPHDQYVQAIKSQTTANAYSALEAQMRILADVNKTKEERAAALKFVVHIVGDVHQPMHTGHAEDKGGNDIKLKYRGKDTNLHSLWDSGLLDYQGLTYTEMAQQYDHKLRNRQIRQLQASTPDQWLWESYQESEKLYQETPAGTDVDYKYYPAHADLMKKRIVEAGVRLAGLLNETLG